From Anaerohalosphaera lusitana, one genomic window encodes:
- a CDS encoding TorF family putative porin, which translates to MKKVILLATVLALCGVTGLASAADGEIGVDASVSYVTKYIWRGFDRLDDAAAVQPSVNLDLGNGFYANVWMSYAGTSGRTDPAVPTSGRVNFTEYNYTFGYANSMCEGESWQTDYAVNWMYYDFIDMPSDVIDMQEINATFAWPNIIGNGITPSYTIIRMWTSEGSATYNDASGWIHVVGLEYDFTIDGFTPDNPEQTIKLFADATYNDGTGLNTENLLGVADQIDHDWSHLKYGAAAPMKLGNGTLTPAIYYQTSMEDTVNDEDEFWGGITYALSF; encoded by the coding sequence ATGAAGAAGGTAATTTTACTGGCAACGGTTCTGGCGCTTTGCGGCGTGACGGGCCTTGCTTCGGCTGCTGACGGTGAGATCGGCGTTGATGCAAGTGTCTCTTACGTTACAAAGTACATCTGGCGTGGTTTCGACCGTCTGGATGACGCGGCTGCGGTACAGCCAAGCGTTAATCTCGACCTCGGAAACGGTTTCTACGCCAACGTGTGGATGTCGTACGCGGGTACCAGCGGTAGAACAGACCCCGCAGTACCTACAAGCGGTCGTGTTAATTTCACCGAGTATAACTACACCTTTGGCTATGCAAATTCCATGTGTGAAGGCGAGTCCTGGCAGACTGATTATGCTGTCAACTGGATGTACTATGATTTTATCGACATGCCTTCAGACGTAATCGACATGCAGGAGATCAATGCGACTTTTGCATGGCCCAACATCATCGGCAACGGTATTACACCGAGCTACACGATCATAAGAATGTGGACATCAGAAGGTAGCGCAACATATAACGATGCAAGCGGCTGGATTCATGTTGTTGGCCTTGAATATGACTTTACCATTGACGGTTTTACACCTGACAATCCAGAACAGACTATCAAGCTTTTCGCTGATGCGACATACAATGACGGTACAGGCTTGAATACAGAAAACCTTCTTGGTGTTGCTGATCAGATCGATCACGACTGGTCGCACCTCAAGTATGGTGCTGCGGCTCCAATGAAACTTGGCAATGGCACACTCACACCAGCTATCTACTACCAGACCTCGATGGAAGACACAGTAAATGATGAAGACGAATTCTGGGGCGGCATCACTTACGCTCTGAGCTTCTAA
- a CDS encoding DUF4405 domain-containing protein, protein MKRSSWNFAIDLFAFLVLLALTATGVVIRFVLPPGSGGRGQLQTGGRGREHIQELLGMTRDGWGSIHFYISLLFIVLMLAHLFLHWNWVKGYMKNCFRRDECEDK, encoded by the coding sequence ATGAAACGGTCTAGCTGGAATTTTGCAATCGATCTTTTTGCGTTTCTTGTACTGCTCGCCCTGACGGCTACGGGTGTTGTGATCAGATTTGTTCTGCCGCCCGGAAGCGGAGGCCGGGGACAACTGCAAACCGGCGGCAGGGGGCGTGAGCATATTCAGGAATTGCTCGGCATGACCCGGGACGGGTGGGGCAGCATCCATTTTTACATATCGCTGCTGTTCATTGTTTTAATGCTCGCCCATTTGTTCCTGCACTGGAACTGGGTGAAAGGATATATGAAGAATTGTTTTCGACGTGATGAATGCGAGGACAAGTAG
- a CDS encoding DUF4139 domain-containing protein: MKSMLISSIVVVAAWLQVVACSAAELPAPGVGLTIYNDDFAVVKERREMEFEQGVNEVKFTDVASSIDATSVNFKCLSDLDAVSILEQNYEYDLVNTASLLDRYIDKEVVVQIAGSGADVGTKVRGILSASLGQDLIIRDADTGEMEIINRSSIERIALVKMPRDLVTKPTLVWLADSKVAGEELCQVTYTAGNIGWKADYSAVLNADETKLDLTGWVTINNRSGAAYEDAVIKLIAGDVRRVQEQPQQPRRVYDRAVMMEAKAAGFEEKPFMEYHLYTLGRPSTIKDKQVKQIEFIEPAADVPAEKVFVYEWQKKPEKVQVKIEFENTEENNLGIALPKGKVRVFKKDPADGMLEFVGEDMIDHTAKKEELSLYIGDAFDIVPEHKMVDHKVGRRQRTEVHEIELRNRKDEDAVVNVDHKISPWMNWKVSSEMDWQKEDSTTARFEVPVKADSTVTFRYTVYMDW, encoded by the coding sequence TACAACGATGATTTTGCGGTGGTCAAGGAACGCAGAGAAATGGAATTCGAGCAGGGCGTTAACGAAGTCAAATTCACCGATGTCGCCAGCTCTATAGACGCTACAAGCGTTAATTTCAAGTGCCTGTCCGACCTGGACGCTGTTTCGATCCTGGAACAGAACTACGAGTACGACCTTGTCAATACCGCATCCCTGCTGGACCGTTATATCGACAAGGAAGTGGTCGTGCAGATCGCCGGCAGCGGAGCCGACGTCGGTACAAAGGTCAGAGGCATTCTCAGTGCATCGCTGGGTCAGGACCTGATCATCCGTGATGCCGACACAGGCGAGATGGAAATAATCAACCGCAGCAGCATCGAGCGCATAGCACTCGTAAAGATGCCCAGGGACCTGGTAACCAAGCCTACGCTGGTATGGCTCGCGGATTCGAAAGTGGCTGGCGAGGAGCTTTGTCAGGTCACCTACACGGCAGGCAATATTGGGTGGAAAGCGGACTATTCAGCCGTGCTCAATGCGGATGAGACGAAGCTTGATCTGACCGGCTGGGTTACGATAAACAACCGCAGCGGTGCGGCTTATGAGGATGCGGTAATTAAGCTGATCGCAGGTGATGTGCGAAGGGTCCAGGAACAGCCTCAGCAGCCCAGACGTGTTTACGATCGAGCGGTGATGATGGAAGCGAAGGCCGCCGGTTTCGAAGAAAAGCCTTTCATGGAGTACCACCTTTACACACTGGGCCGGCCTTCTACGATCAAGGACAAGCAGGTCAAGCAGATTGAGTTTATCGAGCCTGCCGCGGATGTGCCTGCTGAAAAAGTTTTCGTGTACGAATGGCAGAAAAAGCCAGAAAAGGTGCAAGTCAAGATCGAGTTCGAGAACACCGAGGAGAATAACCTGGGCATCGCTCTGCCAAAGGGTAAGGTTCGAGTATTCAAGAAGGACCCTGCCGACGGCATGCTCGAATTTGTCGGCGAGGATATGATCGATCACACAGCGAAAAAAGAAGAGCTGTCATTGTACATCGGCGATGCGTTCGATATCGTGCCCGAGCATAAGATGGTCGATCACAAGGTCGGAAGACGTCAACGAACCGAGGTCCATGAGATCGAGCTCCGTAACCGCAAGGACGAGGACGCAGTTGTAAACGTCGACCACAAGATCAGCCCCTGGATGAACTGGAAGGTCAGCTCAGAAATGGACTGGCAGAAAGAGGACTCGACAACCGCTCGGTTCGAGGTCCCCGTCAAGGCCGACTCAACAGTGACGTTCCGTTACACGGTTTACATGGATTGGTAA